In Armatimonas rosea, the DNA window GTCCGTGGGCTATACCCAGTCTATGATAGCTGCCTTCAAGGACAAAGAGCCCGTGACCCTTTCTTTCTGGGCACGTGCCCACGAGCCCCAGCACGTCCGCATCGCCATGCAGTTTCCCACCCACGGCTACCACGAGTGCTGGTTCAAGGAGGAGCAGCTCACCACCGAGTGGAAGCAGTACACCTACAAGTTCACCACGGAGGCGTTCCAGCCCAAAGAGGGGAGCATGGCCTTCCAGACCGGCTTCCGCGCGGGTTGGGTCGAGCTCGCGGCCATCACCCTGACACGCGGCAACTAGTTAGCCCGGATATATTCGCCCGGACAACAAAGTCCCGGACCACGAGGGTCCGGGCTTGAAAGGGCTACGGCTGCCTTCGCAGCCAAACGAATCCAGTGGGCACGGAGGTGCCCGTCGCCCTTTTAAGCCCAAGGACTTGTTCCTCGGGAGTTCACGGGGAGTTCACGTTTCGTCGAAGCGGTAGAATAGGGCATGGCCCTGTCGCGACGTTTGCTACTTGCTACCCTCTCGGGCGTCTTGCTGGCGGCGGCCTTTCCGCCCTACCACTTTCCGTATTTCTTGCCACTGGCCCTCGCGGCGCTCCTCAAGGCCCTCGACGGCGCGACCCCGCGCCAGGGCTTTTTTGTGGGCTTGCTCTCGGCGGGGATTCACACGGGAGCCACCCTCTTTTGGCTCTCGAATCTCTTTGCCGCAGCGGTGCTGCCGCTCTGCGTGATCCTCTCGCTATTCCCGATTTTGTTCTGCATGCTCTGGGCACGGTG includes these proteins:
- a CDS encoding carbohydrate binding domain-containing protein gives rise to the protein MRIIIKPLGLAILGLAAVAGIALPRFLQPQSQATTTSTTTSAVPSASGNLLDPGGWQAYGAEGGEQVSSPLESLPPGVTGAAGIRIETKKFTNQPWSVGYTQSMIAAFKDKEPVTLSFWARAHEPQHVRIAMQFPTHGYHECWFKEEQLTTEWKQYTYKFTTEAFQPKEGSMAFQTGFRAGWVELAAITLTRGN